One segment of Enterobacter ludwigii DNA contains the following:
- the rpsM gene encoding 30S ribosomal protein S13, whose translation MARIAGINIPDQKHAVIALTSIYGVGKTRSKAILAAAGIAEDVKISELSEEQIDTLRDEVAKFVVEGDLRREISMSIKRLMDLGCYRGLRHRRGLPVRGQRTKTNARTRKGPRKPIKK comes from the coding sequence GTGGCCCGTATAGCAGGCATTAACATTCCTGATCAGAAACATGCTGTGATCGCATTAACTTCGATCTATGGCGTCGGCAAGACCCGTTCCAAAGCCATTCTGGCTGCAGCGGGTATCGCTGAAGATGTTAAGATCAGTGAGCTGTCTGAAGAACAAATCGACACGCTGCGTGACGAAGTTGCCAAATTTGTCGTTGAAGGTGATCTGCGCCGTGAAATCAGCATGAGCATCAAGCGCCTGATGGATCTTGGTTGCTATCGCGGTTTGCGTCATCGTCGTGGTCTGCCAGTGCGCGGTCAGCGTACTAAGACCAACGCACGTACCCGTAAGGGTCCGCGCAAACCGATCAAGAAATAA
- the zntR gene encoding Zn(2+)-responsive transcriptional regulator: protein MYRIGELARLANVTPDTIRYYEKQQMIDHEVRTEGGFRLYTDHDLQRLRFIRYARQLGFTLDSIRELLSIRIDPEHHTCQESKSIVQARLDEVEARIQELQTMQRSLQRLNDACCGTAHSSIYCSILEALEQGASGTQGC from the coding sequence ATGTACCGTATCGGTGAACTTGCCAGGCTTGCTAACGTAACGCCGGACACTATCCGCTATTACGAAAAGCAGCAGATGATTGATCACGAGGTTCGTACTGAAGGTGGATTTCGACTCTATACCGATCATGACCTGCAGCGCTTACGGTTTATCCGCTACGCTCGCCAGCTCGGTTTCACGCTGGACTCGATCCGCGAGTTACTTTCGATCCGCATCGATCCTGAACACCATACTTGCCAGGAGTCGAAGAGCATCGTACAGGCAAGGCTTGATGAAGTTGAAGCGCGTATACAGGAACTGCAGACCATGCAGCGTTCTCTGCAACGGTTGAATGACGCCTGCTGCGGTACAGCTCATAGCAGTATTTATTGTTCAATTCTTGAAGCCCTTGAACAGGGGGCCAGTGGAACCCAGGGCTGTTGA
- the rplQ gene encoding 50S ribosomal protein L17, whose protein sequence is MRHRKSGRQLNRNSSHRQAMFRNMAGSLVRHEIIKTTLPKAKELRRVVEPLITLAKTDSVANRRLAFARTRDNEIVAKLFNELGPRFASRAGGYTRILKCGFRAGDNAPMAYIELVDRSESKAEAAAE, encoded by the coding sequence ATGCGCCATCGTAAGAGTGGTCGTCAACTGAACCGCAACAGCAGCCATCGCCAGGCTATGTTCCGCAACATGGCAGGTTCACTGGTTCGTCATGAAATCATCAAGACGACCCTGCCTAAAGCGAAAGAGCTGCGTCGCGTAGTTGAGCCGCTGATTACTCTTGCCAAGACTGACAGCGTTGCAAATCGTCGTCTGGCATTCGCCCGTACTCGTGATAACGAGATCGTGGCAAAACTGTTTAACGAACTGGGTCCGCGTTTCGCGAGCCGTGCCGGTGGTTACACTCGTATTCTGAAGTGTGGCTTCCGTGCAGGCGACAACGCTCCGATGGCTTACATCGAGCTGGTTGATCGTTCAGAATCTAAAGCAGAAGCTGCTGCAGAGTAA
- the rpsK gene encoding 30S ribosomal protein S11 — MAKAPVRARKRVRKQVSDGVAHIHASFNNTIVTITDRQGNALGWATAGGSGFRGSRKSTPFAAQVAAERCAEAVKEYGIKNLEVMVKGPGPGRESTVRALNAAGFRITNITDVTPIPHNGCRPPKKRRV, encoded by the coding sequence ATGGCAAAGGCACCAGTTCGTGCACGTAAACGTGTAAGAAAACAAGTCTCTGACGGCGTGGCTCATATCCATGCTTCTTTCAACAACACCATCGTTACTATTACTGATCGTCAGGGTAACGCTTTGGGTTGGGCAACAGCCGGTGGTTCCGGTTTCCGTGGTTCTCGCAAATCCACTCCGTTTGCAGCTCAGGTTGCAGCAGAGCGTTGCGCAGAAGCCGTAAAAGAATACGGCATCAAGAATCTGGAAGTTATGGTTAAAGGTCCGGGTCCGGGTCGTGAATCTACTGTTCGCGCTCTGAACGCCGCTGGTTTCCGCATCACGAATATTACTGATGTGACTCCGATCCCTCATAACGGTTGTCGTCCGCCGAAAAAACGTCGCGTATAA
- the mscL gene encoding large-conductance mechanosensitive channel protein MscL, with product MSLVKEFREFAMRGNVVDLAVGVIIGAAFGKIVSSLVADIIMPPLGLLIGGIDFKQFAVTLRDAQGDVPAVVMHYGVFIQNIFDFVIVAFAIFMAIKLINKLNRKKAEEPAAPPAPTKEEVLLTEIRDLLKEQNNRS from the coding sequence ATGAGTTTAGTTAAAGAATTTCGCGAATTTGCGATGCGCGGGAATGTGGTGGATCTGGCAGTGGGTGTCATTATCGGTGCAGCGTTCGGTAAGATCGTTTCATCACTGGTAGCCGACATTATTATGCCTCCCCTCGGGCTGTTAATCGGGGGCATTGATTTTAAACAGTTTGCCGTGACGCTTCGGGATGCACAGGGGGATGTCCCTGCCGTTGTTATGCATTATGGCGTTTTCATTCAGAACATATTTGATTTCGTGATCGTGGCGTTCGCCATTTTTATGGCTATCAAGCTTATCAATAAGCTTAACCGTAAAAAGGCTGAAGAACCGGCTGCGCCGCCTGCTCCGACAAAAGAAGAAGTGTTATTGACTGAAATTCGCGATCTGTTGAAAGAGCAAAATAACCGCTCTTAA
- a CDS encoding DUF1992 domain-containing protein — MWLLDQWAERHISDAQRKGEFDNLAGRGEPLVLDDDSHVAPELRAGYRLLKNAGCLPPELEQRKEAMQLADLLKGIRKDDPSHREISSRLALIELKMRQAGMSTDFLHGEYSDRLMQKINEE; from the coding sequence ATGTGGTTGCTCGACCAGTGGGCAGAACGCCATATCAGCGATGCTCAGCGAAAAGGCGAATTTGATAACCTTGCGGGACGCGGTGAGCCGTTAGTGCTTGATGATGATTCGCATGTTGCCCCTGAATTACGGGCCGGATATCGCTTACTCAAAAATGCCGGTTGTTTACCACCGGAACTGGAGCAGCGTAAAGAGGCCATGCAACTGGCTGACCTGCTGAAAGGGATTCGCAAGGATGATCCCAGCCACCGTGAAATTAGCAGTCGACTGGCTCTCATCGAACTCAAAATGCGTCAGGCCGGAATGAGCACAGACTTTTTGCACGGTGAGTACAGTGACAGGCTAATGCAGAAAATAAATGAGGAATAA
- a CDS encoding DNA-directed RNA polymerase subunit alpha, whose translation MQGSVTEFLKPRLVDIEQVSSTHAKVTLEPLERGFGHTLGNALRRILLSSMPGCAVTEVEIDGVLHEYSTKEGVQEDILEILLNLKGLAVRVQGKDEVILTLNKSGIGPVTAADITHDGDVEIVKPQHVICHLTDENAAISMRIKVQRGRGYVPASARIHSEEDERPIGRLLVDACYSPVERIAYNVEAARVEQRTDLDKLVIEMETNGTIDPEEAIRRAATILAEQLEAFVDLRDVRQPEVKEEKPEFDPILLRPVDDLELTVRSANCLKAEAIHYIGDLVQRTEVELLKTPNLGKKSLTEIKDVLASRGLSLGMRLENWPPASIADE comes from the coding sequence ATGCAGGGTTCTGTGACAGAGTTTCTAAAACCGCGCCTGGTAGATATCGAGCAAGTGAGTTCGACGCACGCCAAGGTGACCCTTGAGCCTTTAGAGCGTGGCTTTGGCCATACTCTGGGTAACGCACTGCGCCGTATTCTGCTCTCATCGATGCCGGGTTGCGCGGTGACCGAGGTTGAGATTGATGGTGTACTTCATGAGTACAGCACCAAAGAAGGCGTTCAGGAAGATATCCTTGAAATCCTGCTCAACCTGAAAGGGCTGGCGGTGAGAGTTCAGGGTAAAGATGAAGTTATTCTTACTCTGAATAAATCTGGCATTGGCCCTGTGACTGCAGCCGACATCACCCACGACGGTGATGTTGAAATCGTCAAGCCGCAGCACGTGATCTGCCACCTGACCGATGAGAACGCAGCGATTAGCATGCGTATCAAAGTTCAGCGCGGTCGTGGTTATGTGCCGGCTTCTGCCCGAATTCATTCGGAAGAAGATGAGCGCCCAATCGGCCGTCTGCTGGTCGACGCATGCTACAGCCCTGTAGAGCGTATTGCCTACAATGTTGAAGCAGCGCGTGTAGAACAGCGTACCGACCTGGACAAGCTGGTCATCGAAATGGAAACCAACGGCACAATCGATCCTGAAGAGGCGATTCGTCGTGCGGCAACCATCCTGGCAGAACAACTGGAAGCTTTCGTTGACTTACGTGATGTTCGTCAGCCGGAAGTGAAAGAAGAGAAACCAGAATTCGATCCGATCCTGCTGCGCCCTGTTGACGATCTCGAATTGACTGTCCGCTCTGCTAACTGCCTCAAGGCAGAAGCTATCCACTATATCGGTGATCTGGTACAGCGTACCGAGGTTGAGTTGCTGAAAACGCCGAACCTGGGTAAAAAATCTCTTACCGAGATTAAAGACGTGCTGGCTTCACGTGGTCTGTCTCTGGGCATGCGCCTGGAAAACTGGCCACCAGCAAGCATTGCTGACGAGTAA
- the rpmJ gene encoding 50S ribosomal protein L36 encodes MKVRASVKKLCRNCKIVKRDGVIRVICSAEPKHKQRQG; translated from the coding sequence ATGAAAGTTCGTGCTTCCGTCAAGAAATTATGCCGTAACTGCAAAATCGTTAAGCGTGATGGTGTCATCCGTGTGATTTGCAGTGCCGAGCCGAAGCATAAACAGCGCCAAGGCTGA
- the rpsD gene encoding 30S ribosomal protein S4, whose translation MARYLGPKLKLSRREGTDLFLKSGVRAIDTKCKIEQAPGQHGARKPRLSDYGVQLREKQKVRRMYGVLERQFRNYYKEAARLKGNTGENLLALLEGRLDNVVYRMGFGATRAESRQLVSHKAIMVNGRVVNIASYQVKANDVVSIREKAKKQSRVKAALELAEQREKPTWLEVDAGKMEGTFKRQPERSDLSADINEHLIVELYSK comes from the coding sequence ATGGCAAGATATTTGGGTCCTAAGCTCAAGCTGAGCCGTCGTGAGGGCACCGACTTATTCCTTAAGTCTGGCGTTCGCGCGATCGATACCAAGTGTAAAATTGAACAAGCTCCTGGCCAGCACGGTGCGCGTAAACCGCGTCTGTCTGACTATGGTGTGCAGTTGCGTGAAAAGCAAAAAGTTCGCCGTATGTACGGTGTGCTGGAGCGTCAGTTCCGTAACTACTATAAAGAAGCAGCACGTCTGAAAGGCAACACAGGTGAAAACCTGCTGGCTCTGCTGGAAGGTCGTCTGGACAACGTTGTTTACCGTATGGGCTTCGGCGCGACTCGTGCTGAATCACGCCAGTTGGTTAGCCATAAAGCAATCATGGTAAACGGTCGTGTTGTTAACATCGCTTCTTATCAGGTTAAAGCGAATGACGTTGTTAGCATTCGTGAGAAAGCGAAAAAGCAATCTCGCGTGAAAGCCGCTCTGGAGCTGGCTGAGCAGCGTGAAAAGCCAACCTGGCTGGAAGTTGATGCTGGCAAGATGGAAGGTACGTTCAAGCGTCAGCCAGAACGTTCTGATCTGTCTGCGGACATTAACGAACACCTGATCGTCGAGCTTTACTCCAAGTAA